In a single window of the Ruminococcus albus 7 = DSM 20455 genome:
- a CDS encoding RelA/SpoT family protein, with the protein MSENNRSNGEEAPRRSTYETAEGSLQIPAYILKASRQVYTIDMIVQKVLDSEKQYDLSKIVSAYELAEKYHHDQKRESGEPYISHPIAVGYILLELGMDTDTICAALLHDVVEDTDCTLEQLHKMFGIDVTMLVNGVTKLGEVEIFTKDEQKAENIRKILLAMSEDIRVIIIKLADRLHNMRTLNFCRDDKRRTIARETMNIYAPIAHRLGIRSIKDELEDLSFFYLDPFAHEEIEQMMALRRDSREALVESIKDKIAERLAKEFDPAPTVSGRVKSNYGIYKKVYRDGKDIDEIYDRYAVRVIVNTVNECYNVLGIIHDMFKPIPNRFKDYISTPKANMYQSLHTTVIGREGIPFEVQIRTWDMHRLAEYGIAAHWKYKEGVKSNAKDDKRLAWIRQIIENQKESNDVEEIVRAIKSDLSPEDVFAFTPKGDMITLPVGSTVIDFAYAIHTEVGHRMSGAKVNEKMVSYDHKISTGEIIEILTSNVAGHGPSRSWLNIAKTNEAKSKIRSWFKKERREENIFEGRAALEREFRKHMIRVPEDELEEFLRLDMKRHNCDTLDDFFAAIGYGGVQLSKLMQRLKDSYNKKYGEKADESEDSVVKPVKSSSGVVVDGIEDCMIKFAQCCNPLPGDEIIGFITRGHGVSVHKKDCLNYVNQMNKGENTERWVNVSWAKNSDRNNTTYFKTTLDIIAVDRIGLLADVSSALAMINVFIYESTSRELKNGNALMSITVSIAGMEQLKTVMSKLQKIKNVISVERSGK; encoded by the coding sequence ATGTCTGAGAACAACCGATCCAATGGGGAAGAAGCACCGAGAAGAAGTACATACGAAACTGCAGAGGGAAGCCTGCAGATCCCTGCATATATACTGAAAGCAAGCAGACAGGTATATACTATAGATATGATCGTCCAGAAGGTTCTGGACAGTGAGAAACAGTATGATCTTTCAAAGATAGTATCAGCATACGAGCTAGCCGAGAAGTATCATCATGATCAGAAAAGAGAATCTGGCGAGCCATATATATCTCATCCTATAGCAGTCGGTTATATACTCCTTGAACTGGGTATGGATACCGATACTATCTGTGCGGCACTTCTGCACGATGTTGTCGAGGATACGGATTGTACTCTTGAACAGCTGCACAAGATGTTTGGTATTGATGTGACCATGCTGGTAAATGGTGTAACAAAACTTGGCGAGGTGGAGATATTCACCAAGGATGAGCAGAAAGCTGAAAATATCAGAAAAATACTGCTTGCTATGAGTGAGGATATAAGAGTTATCATAATCAAGCTAGCGGACAGGCTCCATAATATGCGCACGCTGAATTTCTGCCGTGATGACAAGAGAAGGACCATAGCGCGAGAAACTATGAATATCTATGCTCCTATCGCTCACAGGCTGGGTATACGTTCCATAAAGGATGAACTGGAAGACCTTTCGTTTTTTTATCTTGATCCCTTTGCACATGAGGAGATAGAACAAATGATGGCACTGCGCCGCGACAGCCGTGAAGCACTGGTAGAAAGCATCAAGGATAAGATCGCGGAGCGTCTTGCCAAGGAATTTGATCCCGCACCGACAGTATCGGGACGTGTAAAGAGCAACTACGGCATATATAAAAAGGTATACCGTGACGGCAAGGATATAGATGAGATATATGACAGATACGCTGTAAGAGTTATAGTAAATACTGTAAATGAGTGCTATAATGTCCTTGGTATAATCCACGATATGTTCAAGCCCATACCCAACAGGTTCAAGGATTATATATCAACTCCTAAGGCGAATATGTATCAGTCACTGCACACCACTGTTATAGGCAGAGAAGGCATACCTTTTGAAGTACAGATAAGAACATGGGATATGCACCGCCTTGCAGAATACGGCATCGCTGCCCATTGGAAGTACAAAGAGGGCGTAAAGAGTAATGCTAAGGATGACAAGCGTCTTGCATGGATAAGACAGATAATTGAGAATCAGAAGGAATCAAATGACGTAGAGGAGATAGTAAGGGCGATAAAGAGCGATCTTTCTCCTGAGGACGTTTTTGCATTCACTCCTAAGGGAGATATGATCACACTTCCTGTAGGTTCTACTGTTATAGACTTTGCTTATGCGATACATACCGAAGTCGGTCATCGTATGAGCGGTGCTAAGGTCAATGAGAAAATGGTGTCCTATGACCATAAGATCAGCACCGGTGAGATCATTGAGATACTGACATCTAATGTAGCAGGGCATGGACCCAGCAGGTCATGGCTCAATATTGCCAAGACCAATGAAGCCAAATCCAAGATACGCTCATGGTTTAAAAAGGAAAGACGTGAGGAGAATATCTTTGAGGGCAGGGCAGCGCTTGAAAGAGAGTTCAGAAAGCACATGATACGTGTCCCCGAGGACGAACTTGAGGAATTCCTGAGGCTGGATATGAAGCGCCACAATTGTGATACGCTTGACGATTTCTTTGCGGCAATAGGGTATGGCGGAGTACAGCTTTCCAAGCTCATGCAGAGGCTGAAGGATTCATATAACAAGAAGTACGGAGAGAAGGCTGATGAATCAGAAGATTCTGTTGTAAAGCCTGTAAAATCATCTTCAGGTGTTGTGGTCGATGGCATAGAGGACTGTATGATAAAGTTCGCGCAGTGCTGCAACCCTCTGCCCGGGGATGAGATAATAGGTTTCATAACCAGAGGTCATGGAGTATCTGTACACAAAAAGGATTGTCTGAACTATGTGAACCAGATGAACAAGGGTGAGAACACTGAGCGCTGGGTCAACGTAAGCTGGGCTAAGAACAGCGACAGGAACAATACCACGTACTTCAAGACCACTCTTGATATCATCGCAGTGGACAGAATAGGTCTTCTGGCAGATGTTTCTTCGGCACTGGCGATGATAAACGTGTTTATTTATGAATCAACTTCAAGAGAACTTAAAAACGGTAATGCGCTGATGTCCATAACCGTAAGCATAGCGGGCATGGAGCAGCTGAAGACCGTTATGAGCAAGCTTCAGAAGATCAAGAATGTGATCTCAGTTGAAAGAAGCGGAAAGTAG
- the hemZ gene encoding coproporphyrinogen dehydrogenase HemZ has protein sequence MTLILSGNDYKYELEGVLKLFIPATQFTHMYADKADISDDYVFARVREYADTTLLYVICSYKGIKKRKGKLLYKTDGKNQDKELCLSRILYKVLSEITGIVPKWGVITGIRPVKRVNTWLNEGICREEIYSRLQNEYLCSKEKCDIAFSTAMTQKQILDALDKKSFSLYVSIPFCPTRCSYCSFISQTLDSGRKLIPEYIDKMCREIRHTALITKRLGLKLDTVYFGGGTPTSIEASQLAALMKCIEHSFDMSSVREYTVEAGRPDTITEEKLRTIKANGCTRISINPQSLNPDVLEAIGRSHSVDQFYDSYDLARKIGFSCINTDVIAGLPEDTVESFADTIDKLLGLSPENFTVHTLSIKRAALLNQGDKEVLKNPTDEMVEHATKRLFDSRYLPYYLYRQKNMVGNLENIGWSKQGYESLYNIYIMEEVQTILAIGAGASTKLVDYPERLERVFNYKFPLEYNKHFDLMLSRKDVIEEFYGRSQEK, from the coding sequence ATGACGCTTATCCTGAGCGGAAATGATTATAAATATGAACTGGAAGGCGTGCTGAAGCTTTTTATCCCGGCTACTCAGTTCACTCATATGTATGCAGATAAGGCAGATATCTCTGACGATTATGTTTTTGCAAGGGTAAGGGAGTATGCCGATACCACTCTTTTGTATGTTATATGCAGCTATAAAGGTATCAAAAAGCGTAAGGGCAAACTGTTATACAAGACCGATGGCAAAAATCAGGATAAAGAACTTTGTCTTTCAAGGATTTTGTACAAGGTTCTGTCTGAAATTACAGGTATAGTCCCTAAGTGGGGAGTTATAACAGGTATACGTCCTGTAAAGAGAGTAAACACATGGCTGAATGAGGGCATCTGCAGGGAAGAGATATATTCCCGTCTGCAGAATGAGTATCTGTGCAGCAAGGAAAAATGCGATATAGCATTTTCAACTGCTATGACACAGAAACAGATACTCGATGCGCTTGATAAGAAGTCTTTCAGCCTTTATGTTTCCATACCTTTCTGCCCTACAAGATGCTCGTACTGCTCTTTTATATCTCAGACCCTTGACAGCGGCAGAAAGCTGATACCTGAGTATATAGACAAAATGTGCCGTGAGATAAGGCATACTGCCCTCATAACAAAACGACTCGGGCTTAAACTGGACACGGTGTATTTTGGTGGAGGTACTCCTACTTCCATAGAAGCATCGCAGCTGGCTGCTCTTATGAAATGTATCGAGCACAGCTTTGATATGTCATCGGTAAGGGAATATACAGTTGAAGCAGGAAGACCTGATACCATAACTGAAGAAAAACTCAGGACTATCAAAGCAAACGGATGTACACGTATCTCTATAAATCCTCAGAGCCTGAATCCTGATGTGCTTGAGGCTATAGGTCGTTCACACAGCGTAGATCAGTTTTATGACAGCTACGATCTGGCACGCAAAATAGGCTTTTCCTGCATAAATACCGATGTTATTGCCGGGCTTCCAGAGGATACGGTTGAAAGCTTCGCTGATACTATCGATAAGCTTCTCGGCTTATCCCCTGAGAATTTTACCGTTCATACTCTTTCTATAAAGAGGGCTGCACTGCTGAATCAGGGTGATAAAGAGGTGCTAAAAAATCCCACCGATGAAATGGTTGAACACGCGACAAAACGTCTGTTTGACAGCAGATATCTGCCATACTATCTGTACAGGCAGAAGAATATGGTAGGTAATCTTGAAAATATAGGCTGGTCAAAGCAGGGATACGAAAGTCTTTACAATATCTATATAATGGAAGAAGTTCAGACTATACTTGCAATCGGCGCAGGGGCTTCTACTAAACTGGTAGACTATCCCGAACGGCTGGAGCGTGTATTCAACTACAAGTTCCCGCTGGAATACAACAAGCATTTTGATCTGATGCTTTCCAGAAAGGATGTAATTGAGGAATTTTATGGAAGATCTCAAGAAAAATGA
- the rlmD gene encoding 23S rRNA (uracil(1939)-C(5))-methyltransferase RlmD: MEDLKKNDLIDLEITDISNDGNGVGHYNGIAVFVPAVAVGDVIECRIVKVRSSFCYGRTEKLKHPSQDRVESDCPVSKHCGGCSFRHISYEAECRAKDKFIRDSFDRIGKLSPEYMEFCGCKDTDLYRNKAQYPVADDNGKAVCGFYAKRSHRVVEYTRCRLQPVIFSEIVEFIMGYVNDRHIPAYNEISLTGLLRHIYLRRGAYSGEIMVCLVVTDLKKASVFDKLAILLKEKFSDIRTVVLNENPKNTNVILGSRMKAIVGDGTINDTMCGNNISISPLSFYQVNTHQAELLYKKAGEFAQLSHDSTLLDLYCGTGTIGLSMARQVKKLIGVEVIQAAIDNAKANAKANDITNTEFICGDAGKIAQVLYERGERPDVIIADPARKGCDRASLEYMAKMSPDRIVMISCNHTTAARDCAILAELGYTCDKVMGFDLFPRTSHVETVVLLSRK; this comes from the coding sequence ATGGAAGATCTCAAGAAAAATGATCTTATAGATCTGGAGATAACCGATATCTCAAATGATGGTAACGGTGTCGGGCATTATAACGGTATCGCGGTATTTGTTCCCGCTGTAGCGGTGGGAGATGTGATCGAATGCCGCATTGTCAAGGTGAGAAGCTCTTTTTGTTACGGCAGAACAGAAAAGCTGAAACATCCGTCACAGGACAGGGTAGAGTCTGATTGCCCTGTAAGCAAACACTGCGGCGGCTGCTCATTCAGGCATATCAGCTATGAGGCTGAGTGTCGTGCAAAGGATAAATTCATACGTGATTCTTTTGACAGAATCGGTAAACTGTCCCCCGAATATATGGAGTTCTGCGGCTGTAAAGATACAGACCTTTATAGGAATAAGGCACAGTATCCTGTTGCCGACGATAATGGCAAAGCTGTCTGTGGATTTTATGCAAAACGTTCACACCGCGTTGTTGAGTATACACGTTGCAGACTTCAGCCTGTTATATTCTCAGAAATAGTTGAGTTCATCATGGGATACGTAAATGATCGGCATATCCCTGCTTATAATGAGATATCCCTAACAGGTCTGTTGCGGCACATTTACCTCAGACGTGGTGCTTACTCAGGAGAGATAATGGTCTGTCTTGTAGTGACAGATCTTAAAAAGGCTTCTGTTTTTGATAAGCTTGCAATACTTCTGAAAGAGAAGTTTTCTGATATAAGGACGGTAGTACTGAACGAAAATCCTAAAAATACAAACGTTATCCTCGGCAGCAGGATGAAAGCCATTGTAGGTGACGGTACGATAAATGACACCATGTGTGGGAATAATATCTCCATATCGCCTCTGTCTTTTTACCAGGTGAATACTCATCAGGCGGAACTCCTTTACAAAAAAGCAGGTGAGTTTGCACAGCTTTCTCATGATTCCACACTGCTTGACCTCTATTGCGGAACTGGAACTATTGGACTTTCTATGGCGAGACAGGTCAAGAAGCTTATCGGCGTAGAGGTCATCCAGGCTGCTATTGATAATGCTAAAGCTAATGCAAAGGCTAATGATATAACTAACACAGAGTTCATCTGCGGTGATGCGGGCAAGATAGCTCAGGTCCTGTATGAACGCGGCGAACGTCCCGATGTTATTATTGCAGATCCTGCTCGTAAAGGCTGTGACAGGGCTTCACTTGAATATATGGCTAAGATGTCCCCGGACAGGATCGTGATGATCTCATGCAACCACACCACTGCAGCACGCGACTGCGCTATCCTTGCTGAGCTTGGTTACACCTGCGATAAAGTCATGGGGTTCGATCTTTTCCCAAGGACAAGCCATGTCGAGACTGTCGTTCTGCTGTCAAGGAAATGA
- the recJ gene encoding single-stranded-DNA-specific exonuclease RecJ, whose amino-acid sequence MFKWRIGKPDPEKVEYFLKKTDLNRLVLEILSARGIDDEDSIVSFFTEQELEDPMMIKDMDKAVETIEQAVDAYELICVYGDYDCDGITSTSILFNYLESMGANVMYYIPEREAGYGMNIAAIEELAEKDVKLIVTVDNGISSVEEAKRCRELGIKLVITDHHQVGDELPEAEAIVDPHRPDCPSSFKDLCGAGVALKLCAALDGGSYDAAVEQYSDLCAIGTVADIVPLKGENRTLVKAGFRYLPNTENAGLGILLDKLKIDRKRIVSDHIGFRIGPVINASGRFGSPLTAVKAILSEDMEDAESYVDTMITLNSQRKKCEQEIMKDIEDYIRNDPKVLDHRVIVLAGKGWHHGVIGIVASKILDRYSKPTIIISIEDGGMARGSARSVKGLNIHTCLTYCAELLTKFGGHECAGGFSLKEEDISKFTEKVYEYSAGLEKPAVKTLYADKVLMPADLDVEMVKGLSVLEPIGEGNPRPLFAVLGARVNEIIPLKDNAHTKLSFTYGRTNAYALIFGQDPTKLCFAKGDLIDMMVELDINVFNDRESVTVRVVDHRLSGVKQDRYFAAKDTYEKLMNGEEVPVSFVKKVIPEREELVSVYKYLSSVREISLDALFMRLSSDSMNYCKLRIITDIFRDKELISVDGASMMINILPAHKKVVLEESDTLVKLRKMIEEKE is encoded by the coding sequence ATGTTCAAGTGGAGGATAGGCAAGCCCGATCCGGAGAAGGTCGAGTATTTTTTGAAAAAGACCGATCTTAACAGGCTTGTGCTTGAGATTCTTTCCGCACGTGGGATAGATGATGAGGACAGTATCGTAAGCTTTTTTACCGAGCAGGAGCTTGAGGATCCTATGATGATAAAGGATATGGACAAGGCAGTTGAAACCATTGAACAGGCTGTAGATGCTTATGAGCTTATATGTGTTTATGGAGATTACGACTGTGACGGTATAACGTCGACCTCGATACTTTTCAACTATCTTGAGAGTATGGGTGCGAATGTAATGTACTACATCCCCGAAAGAGAAGCAGGCTACGGCATGAATATAGCAGCTATAGAGGAGCTTGCCGAAAAGGATGTCAAGCTTATAGTTACGGTGGATAATGGTATTTCTTCGGTAGAAGAGGCAAAACGCTGCCGTGAACTCGGCATAAAGCTTGTTATCACCGATCATCATCAGGTAGGTGACGAACTTCCTGAAGCTGAAGCTATAGTTGACCCTCACCGTCCGGATTGCCCCAGCAGCTTCAAAGATCTGTGTGGAGCAGGTGTCGCTCTGAAACTTTGTGCAGCCCTTGACGGAGGCAGTTATGATGCAGCTGTTGAGCAGTACTCCGATCTTTGTGCCATAGGTACAGTTGCTGATATCGTACCACTGAAGGGTGAGAACAGAACACTTGTTAAGGCAGGATTCAGGTATCTGCCCAACACAGAAAATGCCGGTCTGGGCATACTTCTGGATAAACTGAAGATCGACCGAAAAAGGATAGTATCAGATCATATCGGTTTCAGGATAGGCCCTGTTATAAATGCATCAGGACGATTCGGTTCACCGTTGACTGCTGTAAAAGCTATACTCAGCGAGGATATGGAAGATGCCGAGAGCTATGTTGATACTATGATAACTCTGAATTCTCAGCGCAAGAAATGCGAGCAGGAAATTATGAAGGATATCGAGGACTACATAAGGAATGACCCGAAGGTGCTTGATCACAGAGTTATAGTACTGGCAGGAAAGGGCTGGCATCATGGAGTCATCGGTATAGTGGCTTCAAAGATACTAGACCGTTACAGTAAGCCGACTATCATAATCTCTATCGAGGACGGCGGCATGGCGAGGGGCTCTGCAAGATCTGTTAAGGGGCTGAATATCCACACTTGTCTGACGTACTGTGCTGAGCTCCTTACGAAATTCGGCGGACACGAATGTGCAGGCGGATTTTCATTGAAAGAGGAGGATATCAGCAAATTTACCGAAAAAGTCTATGAGTACTCAGCGGGGCTCGAAAAGCCTGCGGTAAAGACACTTTATGCTGATAAAGTGCTTATGCCGGCTGACCTTGACGTTGAGATGGTAAAGGGTCTTAGTGTTCTAGAACCGATCGGTGAGGGAAATCCAAGACCGTTGTTTGCCGTGCTTGGTGCCAGGGTAAATGAGATAATCCCGCTTAAAGATAATGCTCACACCAAGCTGTCTTTCACTTATGGCAGGACTAATGCTTATGCGCTGATATTCGGGCAGGATCCCACAAAGCTGTGTTTTGCTAAGGGCGATCTAATCGATATGATGGTCGAACTTGATATAAATGTATTCAATGACAGAGAATCCGTGACAGTAAGAGTAGTAGATCACAGACTCAGCGGTGTGAAGCAGGACAGATACTTTGCTGCAAAGGATACCTATGAGAAACTGATGAACGGTGAGGAAGTCCCTGTCAGCTTTGTTAAAAAGGTCATACCCGAGCGTGAAGAGCTGGTCAGCGTATACAAATATCTCAGCAGCGTAAGGGAGATAAGTCTTGACGCGCTATTTATGAGATTGTCCAGTGACAGTATGAACTACTGTAAGCTGAGGATAATAACGGATATATTCAGAGATAAGGAACTGATATCCGTTGATGGAGCATCTATGATGATAAATATCCTTCCTGCCCACAAAAAAGTGGTGCTGGAGGAATCCGATACGCTTGTAAAGCTTAGAAAAATGATAGAAGAAAAAGAATGA
- a CDS encoding MBL fold metallo-hydrolase: MKVIRLKPLSICETNSYIVISKQNNAVLIDAPFDAPYILAELENNNCTLKKIFLTHGHFDHIGAVADLVEATGCEVYIHPLDEKMLRSGDEMLAVHFRSRGYKSYNGDVKLFTENDIIRLDELEFDILETPGHTPGSVCYICGDVMFTGDTLFNRSIGRTDLEGGNFSQMKRSLGRIAELGGDLTIYPGHMGITTLDSERKFNPYLRENSGGGFI, from the coding sequence ATGAAAGTTATCAGATTAAAACCCCTGAGTATATGTGAAACAAACAGCTACATCGTTATCAGCAAGCAGAACAATGCTGTGCTTATAGATGCACCCTTTGATGCACCTTATATACTGGCAGAACTTGAAAACAATAACTGCACCCTGAAAAAGATATTTCTGACTCACGGTCATTTCGATCATATTGGTGCGGTAGCTGATCTTGTGGAAGCTACTGGTTGTGAGGTGTATATACACCCACTTGACGAAAAAATGCTTCGCTCAGGTGATGAGATGCTGGCTGTTCATTTCAGGTCAAGGGGATACAAAAGCTATAATGGCGATGTAAAGCTTTTTACCGAGAATGATATAATTCGTCTAGACGAGCTGGAGTTCGATATACTGGAAACTCCCGGACATACACCGGGGTCTGTATGCTATATATGCGGTGATGTTATGTTTACAGGCGATACCCTTTTCAACCGTTCGATAGGCCGTACCGACCTTGAAGGCGGAAACTTCTCTCAGATGAAAAGATCACTTGGCCGTATAGCTGAACTTGGAGGAGATCTTACCATATATCCGGGGCATATGGGTATTACAACTCTTGATTCGGAAAGAAAGTTTAATCCGTATCTCAGGGAGAATTCGGGCGGTGGATTTATATGA